The following coding sequences are from one Mesorhizobium onobrychidis window:
- a CDS encoding DUF3606 domain-containing protein has product MADDKTKRDFRDRSKISADDDYEVNFFALQNNIRPEQVRELIRKHGNDRATLTDAAKALPAQ; this is encoded by the coding sequence ATGGCAGACGACAAAACCAAACGCGACTTCCGTGACCGTAGCAAGATATCGGCGGACGATGATTACGAGGTGAACTTTTTCGCTCTGCAGAACAACATCAGGCCGGAGCAGGTGCGCGAGCTGATCCGCAAGCACGGCAACGATCGGGCAACCCTGACCGACGCCGCGAAGGCATTGCCGGCACAATGA
- a CDS encoding class I SAM-dependent methyltransferase has product MLQAEFDQFALEYQQQHAASIRLSGETPDFFAQYKIDDVAARLARSGVKPRRILDFGAGVGNSLGPMRAAFPDSEITLLDPSSQSLDIARQRFPGQADFRHFDGETIPYDDASFDLAFAACVFHHIPENLHVGLIKEIERVLTGGGSFFLFEHNPWNPLTTHVVRNCAFDENAILINSRDVRKRMAAAGFSKSDVVYRIFFPRMLARLRPLERFLTWMPMGAQYFVHAVKPAV; this is encoded by the coding sequence GTGCTTCAGGCCGAGTTTGACCAGTTCGCGCTGGAGTATCAGCAGCAGCATGCCGCAAGTATCCGGCTGAGCGGCGAAACCCCGGATTTCTTCGCGCAGTACAAGATCGACGATGTCGCGGCAAGGCTCGCCCGCTCAGGCGTGAAGCCGCGGCGGATACTCGACTTCGGCGCGGGTGTCGGCAATTCGCTTGGACCTATGCGCGCCGCATTTCCCGACAGCGAAATCACCTTGCTCGACCCCTCGTCGCAGTCGCTCGACATCGCCCGCCAGCGCTTTCCCGGCCAGGCCGATTTCAGGCACTTCGACGGCGAAACGATCCCTTACGACGACGCAAGTTTCGACCTCGCCTTTGCCGCCTGCGTGTTCCATCACATCCCCGAAAATCTCCATGTCGGCCTGATCAAGGAGATCGAGAGAGTGCTGACCGGTGGTGGCAGCTTCTTTTTGTTCGAGCACAATCCCTGGAATCCGCTGACGACGCACGTGGTGCGAAACTGTGCTTTCGACGAGAACGCAATCCTGATCAACAGCCGCGACGTGCGCAAGCGAATGGCTGCGGCCGGCTTCTCCAAATCCGACGTCGTTTACCGGATCTTTTTCCCACGCATGCTCGCAAGATTGCGACCCTTGGAGCGCTTCCTGACCTGGATGCCTATGGGAGCCCAATATTTCGTGCATGCGGTCAAGCCTGCCGTTTGA
- a CDS encoding LysR family transcriptional regulator, which yields MQPDLNALAVFALVAEERSFRAAADRMGVTRSAVSQTMKRLEETLGIALVQRTTRSVSLTEAGERLYAEIAPAIADMRAAMETTGDLRGRPRGQLRLAVSSIAERFLSGPFLATFAEAHPEVQIDITVTDEEFDIVAEGYDAGVRLGEVIEQDMIALPVGGDERQLAVCAPAYRGRFGAPSHPRELAGHRCIGWRRAPKVAPYRWEFAENGKEFSVAVAPEITTNDMALMIKLAIAGAGITFGMEESFRPWIDRGELVPVLEDYCPRFAGFYLYYPSRRNVAPKLRALVDHLRRHG from the coding sequence ATGCAGCCGGATCTCAATGCACTTGCGGTGTTCGCCCTCGTCGCCGAAGAGCGGAGCTTTCGCGCGGCTGCGGACCGCATGGGCGTCACCCGCTCGGCGGTGAGCCAGACGATGAAGCGCCTGGAAGAGACGCTCGGTATCGCTCTTGTCCAGCGCACGACGCGAAGCGTCAGCCTGACCGAGGCTGGCGAACGCCTCTACGCCGAGATAGCGCCCGCCATTGCCGACATGCGCGCCGCGATGGAGACCACCGGGGACCTGCGCGGGCGTCCGCGCGGGCAGTTGCGGCTCGCCGTCTCGTCGATCGCCGAGCGATTTCTTTCAGGGCCATTCCTGGCGACCTTTGCCGAAGCCCATCCGGAGGTTCAGATCGACATCACGGTGACGGACGAGGAATTCGATATCGTCGCCGAGGGATACGATGCCGGCGTCAGGCTCGGCGAGGTGATCGAGCAGGACATGATCGCGCTGCCTGTCGGCGGTGACGAGCGGCAGCTGGCTGTCTGCGCGCCGGCCTATCGCGGTCGGTTCGGGGCCCCTTCGCATCCGAGGGAACTCGCCGGCCATCGCTGCATTGGCTGGCGCCGCGCACCTAAGGTCGCGCCCTATCGTTGGGAATTCGCCGAGAACGGCAAGGAGTTCAGCGTCGCCGTTGCTCCGGAGATCACGACCAACGACATGGCGTTGATGATAAAGCTGGCCATCGCCGGCGCCGGCATCACCTTCGGCATGGAGGAGAGCTTTCGCCCGTGGATCGATCGGGGCGAACTGGTGCCAGTTCTCGAGGACTATTGCCCGCGCTTTGCCGGCTTCTACCTCTATTATCCGAGCCGTCGCAACGTCGCGCCGAAGCTGCGCGCCCTTGTCGATCACCTACGGCGTCATGGCTAG
- a CDS encoding SDR family oxidoreductase, whose protein sequence is MSLNKVVLITGASSGIGAAIGRELGAAGAKVMLGARRTDRLDTLAEEIRANGGEAMTRRLDVTDRADVAAFAEAARRAWGRVDAIVNNAGVMPLSLMASMKVEEWDWMVDVNIKGVLYGIAAVLPEMTARGSGHVVNIASIGALSVSPTAAVYCATKYAVRAISDGLRQEHDNIRVTCIHPGVVESELADTITDPVAVEAMKTYRAIALQPDAIGRAVRFALEQPDDVDVNEIVIRPTASK, encoded by the coding sequence ATGTCCCTCAACAAAGTTGTGCTCATCACCGGGGCTTCGAGCGGCATTGGCGCCGCCATCGGCCGGGAGCTCGGTGCTGCCGGAGCAAAGGTCATGCTCGGTGCGCGCCGCACCGATCGGCTGGACACACTGGCAGAAGAGATCAGGGCAAACGGCGGGGAGGCAATGACACGCCGCCTGGACGTGACCGACCGCGCCGATGTCGCCGCCTTTGCCGAAGCGGCGCGCCGGGCCTGGGGACGCGTCGACGCGATCGTCAATAATGCAGGCGTCATGCCGTTGTCGCTGATGGCGTCGATGAAGGTCGAGGAATGGGACTGGATGGTCGACGTCAACATCAAAGGCGTGCTCTACGGCATCGCCGCGGTGCTGCCGGAGATGACGGCCCGAGGCTCCGGCCATGTCGTCAACATCGCCTCCATCGGCGCGCTGTCGGTGTCGCCGACAGCCGCTGTCTATTGCGCAACCAAATACGCGGTGCGCGCGATCTCCGATGGCTTGAGGCAAGAGCACGACAACATCCGCGTCACGTGCATCCATCCCGGCGTGGTCGAGAGCGAGCTCGCCGACACGATCACCGATCCGGTCGCGGTGGAAGCGATGAAGACCTATCGCGCCATTGCGCTGCAGCCCGACGCGATTGGCCGTGCCGTTCGCTTTGCCCTCGAACAGCCCGACGATGTCGACGTGAACGAGATCGTCATCCGGCCGACAGCCAGCAAGTAG
- a CDS encoding SDR family oxidoreductase, giving the protein MSTILVTGATGGIGQAICERLAAGGARLIVAARNQVRLESLASTLPAPTDGSHEAIPVDMASDVALGEFDRHLATSGLKLDGVVLMPPQPHSSADPMPEPEVWRTLFQTSFVGPLSLLKSAISRMEPAPEAGRRCKVVIISGISSAQVLSHYATANVIRTAWLGEAKTLAFALGERGIHVNTLSLGGTLSPWYRDAIGRRAQDAGVTFEERIAVETDNIPLKKYGTPSEVAVVVEGLLSPLTDHMTGLNILHDGGFTRAY; this is encoded by the coding sequence ATGTCGACCATACTTGTGACTGGGGCAACGGGTGGGATCGGGCAAGCAATTTGCGAACGGCTTGCGGCCGGTGGCGCTCGTCTGATTGTAGCGGCCCGCAATCAGGTGCGGCTTGAGTCGCTGGCTTCGACCCTGCCTGCACCAACCGACGGTTCGCATGAAGCTATACCGGTTGATATGGCATCCGATGTCGCGTTGGGCGAGTTTGATCGACACCTCGCCACGTCGGGCCTCAAGCTCGATGGGGTCGTTCTTATGCCGCCCCAACCGCATTCATCCGCTGACCCTATGCCCGAGCCAGAGGTCTGGCGAACGCTGTTTCAGACAAGCTTCGTTGGGCCGTTGTCCCTGTTGAAGTCGGCTATCTCTCGGATGGAACCGGCCCCTGAAGCAGGCCGTCGCTGCAAGGTCGTAATCATTTCCGGCATTTCTTCGGCTCAGGTTCTTAGCCACTACGCTACCGCCAACGTCATCCGCACCGCTTGGCTTGGAGAAGCGAAGACGCTTGCCTTTGCTCTGGGCGAAAGGGGTATTCATGTGAACACTCTTTCACTCGGTGGCACGCTGTCGCCCTGGTATCGGGATGCAATTGGCAGGCGAGCGCAGGACGCAGGCGTGACGTTTGAAGAAAGGATTGCGGTCGAGACCGACAATATTCCACTCAAAAAGTATGGGACGCCGTCTGAAGTAGCCGTCGTCGTCGAGGGGTTGTTGTCGCCCCTTACTGATCACATGACAGGTTTGAACATTCTACACGATGGCGGATTCACTCGGGCGTATTGA
- a CDS encoding K(+)-transporting ATPase subunit F, producing MLVDYILGGAVTLFLLAYLTYALVRPERF from the coding sequence ATGCTTGTCGATTACATCCTTGGTGGCGCTGTGACCTTGTTCCTTCTCGCCTACCTGACATACGCCCTCGTTCGCCCAGAACGTTTCTAA
- a CDS encoding DUF3606 domain-containing protein, translated as MPDDKTKTDNRDRSQVAGDEDYEVRHLAEEAGITPEQARTLIKRHGTDRKVLHEIAESIKAS; from the coding sequence ATGCCCGACGACAAGACCAAGACCGACAACCGCGATCGCTCACAAGTTGCCGGCGACGAAGACTATGAGGTGAGGCATCTCGCCGAGGAAGCCGGCATTACTCCCGAACAGGCACGCACCTTGATCAAGCGCCACGGCACCGATCGCAAGGTGCTGCACGAAATCGCCGAGAGCATAAAGGCGTCGTGA
- a CDS encoding DUF982 domain-containing protein, whose amino-acid sequence MRDEQFDVPVTIESERIGRPLSVTRTVQAASLLVDKWPDEKRGPKYRAALKAMMDAMEQRRAVGSARRAFTAAAKEAHVFVREGRH is encoded by the coding sequence ATGCGTGATGAACAATTCGACGTTCCGGTGACGATCGAGAGCGAACGGATCGGCCGCCCCCTCTCTGTGACGAGGACGGTCCAGGCGGCCTCGCTTCTGGTCGACAAATGGCCAGACGAAAAGCGCGGGCCGAAATATCGCGCGGCCTTGAAAGCCATGATGGACGCGATGGAGCAGCGGCGGGCGGTTGGCAGTGCGCGGCGGGCATTCACGGCCGCCGCCAAGGAAGCCCATGTGTTTGTTCGCGAAGGCCGCCATTGA
- the msrA gene encoding peptide-methionine (S)-S-oxide reductase MsrA: MFLSDMLNKKLNLPKPAEALPGRAKPIPTASKHFVSKRPLKGPYPEGLETAMFGLGCFWGAERLFWQAEGVWVTAVGYAGGVTPNPTYQETCTGLTGHAEVVLVVFDPKIVSYAQLLKLFWESHDPTQGMRQGNDVGTTYRSAIYTFGDAQYQAAIASRDAYEASLHGAGRGKITTEIAPAPEFYFAEEDHQQYLAKNPYGYCNLQGTGVACAISAAVSA, from the coding sequence ATGTTTCTCAGCGACATGCTGAACAAGAAACTCAATCTGCCGAAGCCTGCCGAGGCGCTGCCGGGCCGGGCCAAGCCTATCCCAACGGCATCCAAGCACTTCGTCTCGAAGCGGCCGCTCAAGGGGCCGTATCCCGAGGGGCTGGAGACGGCGATGTTCGGGCTGGGCTGCTTCTGGGGCGCCGAACGCCTGTTCTGGCAGGCCGAGGGTGTCTGGGTCACGGCCGTCGGCTATGCCGGCGGCGTCACCCCCAACCCGACTTACCAGGAAACTTGCACCGGCCTTACCGGCCATGCCGAAGTCGTGCTCGTCGTCTTCGACCCGAAGATCGTCTCCTATGCACAGCTTCTGAAGCTGTTCTGGGAAAGCCACGACCCGACGCAAGGCATGCGCCAGGGCAACGATGTCGGCACCACCTACCGCTCGGCGATCTATACGTTCGGTGATGCGCAATACCAGGCGGCGATCGCCTCGCGCGACGCCTACGAGGCCTCGTTGCACGGCGCCGGCCGCGGCAAGATCACCACCGAGATCGCGCCGGCACCGGAATTCTATTTCGCCGAGGAAGACCACCAGCAATATCTGGCGAAGAATCCCTACGGTTATTGCAATCTGCAGGGCACCGGCGTCGCCTGCGCCATCTCGGCTGCCGTCTCCGCTTGA
- a CDS encoding glycosyltransferase family 2 protein has protein sequence MAQTEKIAARRAVALSVVVPCYNEIGGVAELYRRVTAVCREQAGHSYEIVLVIDGATDGTREAIFELAKQDSHVVGIDLARNYGHQIALSAGLEFCRGQRILILDADLQDPPELLKAMMAKMDEGFDVVYGQRLKRQGEGWFKRATAALFYRLLRKMVDVDMALDSGDFRLMSRRALDHLNAMPERYRFIRGMVSWIGLKQVAFAYERHQRFAGTTHYPLKKMVLLAMDAMTSFSIVPLRFASHLGLIFGFLGLAALGYTLFSWFAGSVLPGWTSLAAIVLILGSVQLLVLGIFGEYLGRMYMETKRRPLYLINEIAAHDPAAGKLPVHRLQEMAHELTKGAARASGRV, from the coding sequence TTGGCGCAAACAGAGAAAATCGCTGCGCGACGCGCCGTCGCACTGTCGGTTGTCGTGCCGTGCTACAATGAAATCGGCGGGGTCGCCGAACTTTACCGGCGCGTCACAGCCGTTTGCCGTGAACAAGCGGGGCATTCCTACGAGATCGTGCTGGTCATCGACGGAGCCACCGACGGCACCCGCGAGGCCATTTTCGAACTCGCCAAACAGGACAGCCACGTCGTCGGCATAGACCTCGCCCGAAATTACGGCCACCAGATTGCGCTCAGCGCCGGCCTGGAGTTTTGCCGCGGCCAGCGCATTCTCATTCTCGATGCCGACCTCCAGGACCCGCCGGAATTGCTCAAAGCCATGATGGCAAAGATGGATGAGGGATTCGACGTCGTCTATGGCCAGAGGCTGAAGCGCCAGGGCGAAGGCTGGTTCAAGCGCGCAACCGCCGCATTGTTCTACCGTCTGCTGCGCAAGATGGTCGACGTCGACATGGCACTCGATTCCGGGGATTTTCGCCTGATGAGCCGCCGCGCGCTTGATCATCTCAATGCGATGCCCGAGCGTTACCGCTTCATTCGCGGCATGGTGAGCTGGATCGGCCTGAAACAGGTGGCTTTTGCCTATGAGCGGCACCAGCGCTTCGCAGGCACAACGCATTACCCGTTGAAGAAGATGGTGCTTCTGGCAATGGATGCGATGACGAGCTTCTCCATCGTACCCCTGCGGTTCGCCTCGCATCTCGGCTTGATCTTCGGCTTTCTCGGGCTTGCTGCGCTCGGCTACACGCTCTTCTCATGGTTTGCCGGCAGCGTGTTGCCCGGCTGGACCAGCCTGGCGGCAATCGTCCTGATCCTCGGCAGCGTCCAGCTTCTGGTCCTGGGGATTTTCGGGGAATATCTCGGGCGCATGTATATGGAGACCAAGCGGCGGCCGCTCTACCTCATAAACGAGATCGCTGCCCATGATCCTGCCGCCGGGAAGCTGCCCGTCCATCGCCTTCAGGAAATGGCCCATGAACTGACGAAGGGAGCCGCGCGTGCTTCAGGCCGAGTTTGA
- a CDS encoding carboxymuconolactone decarboxylase family protein has product MEERLQRGDAVVRSLNNGAPQPALERMRQEFPFLAGATQGYTLGDVWSRPGLDNRTRQLAAVAVFAARTAFMTIHAGYALNIGVSEEELKEVICMVTVAAGFPRAIAASQALSELFTERRAAPGKQP; this is encoded by the coding sequence ATGGAAGAGCGACTGCAACGCGGCGATGCCGTCGTCAGGAGCCTGAACAATGGCGCTCCGCAGCCTGCGCTGGAACGGATGAGACAGGAGTTTCCGTTCCTGGCCGGAGCAACCCAGGGCTATACGCTCGGCGACGTCTGGTCCCGTCCGGGGCTCGACAACCGCACACGCCAACTCGCCGCCGTCGCGGTATTCGCAGCCAGGACTGCCTTCATGACGATTCATGCCGGTTATGCGCTGAATATCGGCGTGTCCGAGGAAGAGCTGAAGGAAGTCATCTGCATGGTGACGGTTGCGGCCGGATTTCCCCGCGCGATCGCAGCATCGCAAGCGCTCTCCGAGCTGTTCACGGAGCGTCGCGCCGCTCCCGGCAAACAACCCTGA
- the kdpA gene encoding potassium-transporting ATPase subunit KdpA, producing the protein MTFNGWIQILVYCGIVVLLVKPLGGYMYRVFSGDRTFLSPILGPVERSLYRISGTSEREEQHWTTYAAALLFFNLAGFLVLYFLQRLQGSLPYNPAGMSAVEPGLAFNTAASFMTNTNWQNYGGESTMSYLVQVAGLTVQNFLSAATGIAIAIALIRGFTKASGKSIGNFWVDMTRCTLYLLLPLCIVLTLVYVYLGIPQTLSAYIDATTLEGARQTIAVGPAASQIAIKMLGTNGGGFFNANAAHPFENPDAISNLIQMVSIFAIGAALTNVFGRTNGNQRQGWAILTAMGVLFIAGVAVCYWAEASGNPLVHALGIDGGNMEGKETRFGIALSALFAVITTAASCGAVNAMHDSFTALGGMIPIINMQLGEVIVGGVGAGLYGILMYIVIAVFVAGLMVGRTPEYLGKKIEAKEIKMAMLAILCLPLAMLIFTAIAVVLPTGVASIANAGPHGFSEVLYAYTSAAANNGSAFGGLTGNTPWYNITLGIGMLMGRFLVIIPALAIAGSLVAKKTLPASAGTFPTDGPLFVGLLVGVILIVGGLTFFPALAVGPIVEHLAGIHGQTF; encoded by the coding sequence ATGACTTTCAACGGATGGATACAGATCCTCGTCTATTGCGGGATCGTCGTTTTGCTCGTGAAGCCGCTCGGCGGCTACATGTATCGCGTTTTCAGCGGCGACCGCACATTCCTCTCGCCAATTTTGGGCCCTGTCGAGCGGAGTCTTTATCGCATCTCGGGAACCAGCGAGCGTGAGGAGCAGCACTGGACCACCTATGCGGCGGCCCTGCTGTTCTTCAACCTGGCCGGTTTCCTGGTGCTTTACTTCCTACAGCGGCTGCAAGGCAGCCTGCCTTACAATCCGGCCGGTATGAGCGCCGTCGAACCCGGTCTCGCCTTCAACACCGCCGCCAGCTTCATGACCAACACCAACTGGCAGAACTACGGCGGCGAAAGCACAATGTCCTATCTCGTGCAGGTGGCCGGCCTCACCGTGCAGAACTTCCTGTCCGCGGCGACCGGTATCGCCATCGCAATCGCGCTGATCCGCGGCTTCACCAAGGCCTCCGGCAAATCGATCGGCAATTTCTGGGTCGATATGACCCGGTGCACCCTTTACCTGCTGCTGCCGCTCTGCATCGTGCTGACGCTGGTCTATGTCTATCTCGGCATACCGCAGACGCTCAGCGCCTATATCGACGCCACAACATTGGAGGGCGCGCGGCAGACGATCGCGGTCGGGCCAGCAGCCTCGCAGATCGCCATCAAGATGCTCGGCACCAATGGCGGCGGCTTCTTCAACGCCAATGCCGCGCACCCTTTCGAAAATCCCGATGCGATCTCGAACCTGATCCAGATGGTTTCGATCTTCGCTATCGGTGCGGCGCTGACCAACGTCTTCGGCCGTACGAACGGCAACCAGCGCCAGGGTTGGGCGATCTTGACCGCGATGGGCGTCCTCTTCATCGCCGGCGTCGCCGTCTGCTACTGGGCGGAAGCATCAGGCAATCCGCTGGTTCATGCGCTGGGCATCGACGGCGGCAACATGGAAGGCAAGGAAACGCGCTTCGGCATCGCTTTGTCGGCGCTGTTTGCGGTCATCACCACGGCCGCGTCCTGCGGCGCCGTCAACGCCATGCATGACAGCTTCACTGCGCTTGGCGGCATGATCCCGATCATCAACATGCAGCTCGGCGAGGTCATTGTCGGCGGTGTCGGCGCCGGTCTCTACGGCATCCTGATGTACATCGTGATCGCCGTCTTCGTCGCCGGACTGATGGTCGGACGCACGCCCGAATATCTCGGCAAGAAGATCGAAGCCAAGGAGATCAAGATGGCGATGCTCGCCATTCTCTGCCTGCCGCTGGCGATGCTGATCTTCACCGCCATCGCGGTGGTGCTGCCGACAGGCGTCGCTTCCATAGCCAATGCCGGCCCGCACGGCTTCTCCGAGGTTCTCTATGCCTACACCTCGGCTGCCGCCAACAACGGCTCGGCCTTTGGCGGCCTGACCGGCAACACGCCCTGGTACAACATCACGCTCGGCATCGGCATGTTGATGGGCCGCTTCCTGGTCATCATCCCGGCTCTGGCGATCGCCGGTTCGCTTGTCGCCAAGAAGACGTTGCCCGCCTCCGCCGGCACCTTCCCGACCGACGGGCCGCTGTTCGTCGGGCTTCTGGTCGGCGTCATTCTGATCGTCGGTGGCCTCACCTTCTTCCCGGCGCTGGCGGTCGGACCGATCGTCGAGCACCTGGCTGGCATCCACGGGCAGACGTTCTGA
- a CDS encoding ATP-dependent DNA ligase, which yields MAKPPEGDDWIHEIKLDGYRAQIIINSPEDIRVYTETGKDWTRKYLGIVEAATELEVKNAIIDGEAVVTDKAGMPDFNALQNAVHNNPYGMYLCAFDILHLNGHDLRDIGCKARREILCSFIKPHSRIQFSEAMPGDAQSLFYLVEQVELEGIVSKRADSKYRSGPTSNWLKTKSFTVDEFELLGVEREPGEAAFALLAQPGTGKYVGSALISLGRDMKERLLKRVREHAGPPPEAMKKRPGTQWVRPGVKLRIKHLRGDHSHIRNASLLGFGDEG from the coding sequence GTGGCCAAGCCGCCTGAAGGCGACGACTGGATTCACGAAATTAAGCTGGATGGCTACCGCGCCCAGATCATTATCAACAGCCCCGAGGATATCCGCGTCTATACCGAAACCGGTAAGGACTGGACGCGTAAATATCTGGGCATCGTGGAAGCCGCGACGGAGCTTGAGGTCAAGAACGCCATCATCGACGGCGAGGCGGTCGTCACCGATAAGGCCGGTATGCCCGACTTCAACGCGCTCCAGAACGCCGTCCACAACAATCCCTATGGCATGTACCTCTGCGCATTCGACATTCTGCACCTGAACGGCCATGATCTGCGCGACATCGGCTGCAAGGCGCGCCGCGAGATTCTCTGCAGTTTCATCAAGCCGCACAGCCGGATCCAGTTCAGCGAGGCCATGCCTGGTGACGCGCAGTCGCTCTTCTATCTCGTCGAGCAGGTCGAGCTTGAGGGAATTGTCTCGAAGCGCGCCGACAGCAAATATCGCAGCGGCCCGACCTCGAACTGGCTGAAGACCAAGAGCTTCACGGTCGATGAATTCGAACTGCTGGGCGTCGAGCGCGAGCCCGGCGAGGCAGCCTTCGCCCTTTTGGCACAGCCCGGCACCGGGAAATATGTCGGTTCCGCCCTCATCAGCCTGGGCCGCGACATGAAGGAGCGGCTGTTGAAGCGGGTTCGGGAGCACGCCGGGCCGCCGCCAGAGGCCATGAAGAAACGGCCAGGGACACAATGGGTCAGGCCCGGGGTGAAGCTGCGCATCAAGCATCTTCGCGGCGACCACAGCCACATACGCAACGCATCGCTGCTGGGTTTCGGTGACGAGGGCTAG
- a CDS encoding Atu4866 domain-containing protein, protein MNAEQNTVIQPSGSHPYVGMWVTADGHIRHDLLANGRYDEARGNRESAYQGRYEIRGNHIDYWDDTGFTADGTFIDGVLHHAGMILYREK, encoded by the coding sequence ATGAATGCCGAGCAAAATACAGTTATCCAACCTTCGGGAAGCCATCCCTATGTCGGGATGTGGGTCACGGCCGATGGCCATATCCGCCACGACTTGCTTGCAAACGGTCGCTATGACGAAGCGCGCGGAAACCGTGAGAGCGCGTACCAGGGGCGCTATGAGATCCGAGGAAATCACATCGACTATTGGGACGACACCGGCTTTACCGCTGACGGAACGTTCATTGACGGCGTGCTGCATCACGCCGGTATGATCTTGTATCGGGAGAAGTAG
- a CDS encoding NYN domain-containing protein, translated as MPTEPRSPRLAVLIDADNASAKIADGLFEEIAKIGEASVRRIYGDFSSTRSKAWADVLSKHAIIPQQQFAYTTGKNASDITLVIDAMDLLHSGRFEGFCLVSSDSDFTRLAARIREHGIDVYGFGEQKTPESFRQACRRFVYTENLLATAPANAQDAAPTKSLQPPSAATPIITKVISQMGTEDGWVPLGIVGNQLANLASDFDPRTFGFRKLSDLVRKTNAFEIDHPEGGAMRIRVKPAARSQEKSKSAASR; from the coding sequence TTGCCTACCGAACCACGCTCTCCACGGCTTGCAGTGCTGATCGACGCAGACAATGCCTCGGCCAAGATTGCCGACGGGTTGTTCGAGGAAATCGCAAAGATCGGCGAGGCAAGCGTTCGTCGCATCTATGGCGACTTCTCCAGCACCCGTTCGAAGGCATGGGCCGATGTGCTGTCGAAGCATGCGATCATCCCGCAGCAGCAATTCGCCTACACCACCGGCAAGAACGCATCCGACATCACGCTCGTCATCGACGCGATGGACCTTCTCCACAGCGGGCGGTTCGAAGGCTTCTGCCTGGTGTCGTCCGACAGCGATTTCACCCGCCTTGCCGCTCGCATCAGGGAACACGGGATCGACGTGTATGGGTTTGGCGAGCAGAAGACACCGGAGAGTTTCCGGCAGGCATGCCGCCGGTTCGTGTACACCGAGAACCTGCTTGCGACCGCACCAGCCAACGCTCAGGATGCGGCACCGACGAAATCTTTGCAGCCGCCCAGCGCGGCGACGCCGATCATCACCAAGGTCATTTCACAGATGGGAACCGAGGACGGCTGGGTGCCGCTCGGCATTGTAGGCAATCAGCTCGCCAATCTGGCATCGGACTTCGATCCGAGAACCTTCGGCTTTCGCAAGCTGAGCGATCTCGTGCGGAAGACCAATGCCTTTGAGATCGATCATCCCGAGGGCGGAGCGATGCGTATAAGGGTCAAGCCAGCTGCGAGGAGCCAAGAGAAATCGAAGTCGGCAGCGTCGCGCTGA
- a CDS encoding outer membrane protein, translating to MKKIVFATTFLVSGAALALLAIPAFAADAVVYEPAPATAVAYDWSGFYIGVQGGYLWGQADHSYSNGAPSDDSDPDGFIGGVHVGYNWQSGSFVYGVEGDFEGGSVDGSFENPTGATSVGTSELNWQGSIRARLGYAYDKALLYVTGGWAIGDFDFGGGPFPLPVSGDYSDTLNGWTIGAGGEWAFNEHWTARLAYRYTDFGEASGNLAPGFPDVDMPVDLTTHAVRVGVSYKF from the coding sequence ATGAAGAAAATCGTGTTTGCCACTACGTTCCTTGTCAGCGGTGCGGCCTTGGCACTGCTTGCGATTCCGGCCTTCGCGGCCGACGCAGTTGTTTACGAGCCCGCGCCGGCTACGGCTGTTGCCTACGACTGGAGCGGTTTTTATATCGGTGTTCAGGGCGGCTATCTCTGGGGGCAGGCAGATCACAGCTACTCCAACGGTGCGCCAAGTGACGATTCCGATCCCGATGGCTTCATTGGTGGCGTCCATGTCGGGTACAATTGGCAATCCGGTTCTTTTGTCTACGGCGTCGAGGGCGATTTCGAAGGCGGTAGCGTGGATGGCAGCTTCGAAAACCCAACCGGAGCGACATCTGTTGGAACCAGCGAATTGAACTGGCAGGGCTCGATCCGCGCAAGGCTCGGCTACGCATACGACAAGGCGCTTCTCTACGTTACCGGCGGCTGGGCGATTGGCGATTTCGACTTCGGTGGCGGCCCCTTCCCGCTTCCTGTCAGCGGGGACTATTCGGATACGCTCAACGGCTGGACAATCGGTGCCGGCGGCGAGTGGGCCTTCAACGAACATTGGACCGCGCGACTGGCGTATCGGTATACAGACTTCGGAGAAGCCTCAGGCAACTTGGCTCCGGGATTCCCGGATGTCGATATGCCGGTTGACCTAACCACCCACGCGGTGAGGGTCGGCGTCAGCTACAAGTTCTGA